A stretch of Gouania willdenowi chromosome 21, fGouWil2.1, whole genome shotgun sequence DNA encodes these proteins:
- the arl4cb gene encoding ADP-ribosylation factor-like protein 4C translates to MGNSFSNISAFQSLHIVMLGLDSAGKTTVLYRLKFNEFVNTVPTIGFNTEKIKLSNGTAKGISCHFWDVGGQEKLRPLWKSYSRCTDGIIYVVDSVDVDRLEEAKTELHKVTKFAENQGTPLLVIANKQDLPRSLPVADIEKQLALQELTPSTTYHIQPACAIIGEGLHEGMDKLYEMIVKRRKSLKQKKKR, encoded by the coding sequence ATGGGCAACAGCTTCTCCAACATCTCTGCCTTCCAGTCTCTCCACATTGTCATGCTGGGTTTGGATTCTGCTGGCAAAACAACAGTCCTATACAGACTTAAATTTAATGAATTCGTCAACACGGTTCCAACCATTGGCTTCAACACAGAGAAGATCAAGCTGAGTAACGGCACGGCGAAGGGCATCAGCTGCCATTTCTGGGACGTTGGGGGCCAGGAGAAGCTGAGGCCCCTGTGGAAGTCGTACAGCCGGTGCACTGATGGGATCATCTACGTGGTGGACAGTGTGGACGTGGACAGGCTGGAGGAGGCCAAGACTGAACTGCATAAAGTCACAAAGTTTGCAGAGAACCAGGGAACGCCGCTACTGGTCATCGCCAACAAACAGGACCTGCCCAGATCTCTGCCGGTGGCTGATATAGAGAAGCAGCTGGCCCTGCAGGAGCTCACCCCCTCCACCACCTACCACATCCAACCTGCCTGTGCCATCATTGGGGAAGGACTCCACGAGGGCATGGATAAGTTGTATGAGATGATAGTGAAGAGGAGGAAATCCctgaaacagaagaagaagcgaTAA